The window AAGTCTTCGACTCCTCGTCGAAGCCTCTCGGAACGATAATGCCGCTTGCCTTCTCGTTCGACGCAGCAGAGGCCCCAATCCTCCATGCTGCCGATCAATTCGCTCCGGTTTCCAGGCGTTCGCCAACTCCTCCGGAACATCCGGCTCCGCAAAGGCATGAGTTCGCCGGATCTCCATGTCAACAATTCCGAGGACCCGCATATCACGGGGCACTTGAAACTCAATGTGTGCGTACGGAAGTTGATCGCTGATTGGGACGATGCGGCCTGTCTCCGAAACGTGTACTCGGCAACACCAGAGTCCCTTGCTGTGCTCAATCAGAAAAACACTCTTCAACGTTCTTCCCTTTTCCCCCTGCAACAGACCATCCGATATCTGCGGATTTACACGTACAATGCTGCCAGGTAGCAGCTCTGGAAATGCGAGTGCATCCTGACGACCAACCTTCGCATATAAGAAATCCCGGTCATCTGACCTGGTTAAAGACTCCAAGCGCCTGAAGGAAGAAAACCCCACCAACTGCCCGAGGGGTACGATCCCTCTGGGCGGAGGCTCGCCAGTAACATTCCGAAACCATGGCACCCAGGAATTGCCATCATCCAACGAGGAATCCAGCAGAATCGTGCGTTTTGAAGGCAACGAAAGTTGCAATTCCGGTATCTTCTCCGGAGCAAAACCAAACACGCGCAGCCAATCCATCAAGTCGTAGCCCGTGATCCGGCTCAGGGCACAAAGCTGATGTAAGGCAGGGCTGAACGACCCGCGCCTCAGTGCGTGATAGAAATTGTGCGGTAGAAAGTAGTGCGTTGAGGACCCATACAGCTCCGCCGATCGCCGTGAAACTTTGTGGAGGGTTAGACTTCTGGTCTCCAGGATCGCTTTCACACGATCCACGAGAATGTTTCGCTGTTCGGCCTTGGTCGGCACCGGCACGCCCTTAACTGGATTTCTGCGTGCCCGGCCTTTGCAAAGGCAGTAGAGTCGCTCTCGTCTGCCTCCGTTAACGAGAATTGTCGGCGGACCTGCCCGCAGCAGATGAGTCCTGTATAGCTCCGACATTTTGACCCCATCACAAAGAAATAGGAGATGCCCATATTTACGGGCAGTCCGCTGAATGCAGCCGGGAGGAGAACCACATGCATATTGCTGCGAGAATGGACGTAAGATCCAAGACGGCCGGAATTACGGGCGCTTTGAACGATTATCCAGTTCACTGACTCTGGAAAGCGCCGACGAGCACGTTGTTCGGATTTTCGAACAAGATCCATGTTGCTGGACAATTTGCGCGAATCCCGCGTACGATATCTGCCCCATGACCCCGGCGCCAAGTCCGGAAGCTGGTAAACGCCTCAAAGCCGAACGCCTTCGGGTGCGGCTTTCCACGCGTGAGGTCGAAAAGCTCAGCCAACAAATTGCCCAAGAGAGAGGCAGCCAGGAATATCGCATATCTGATTCATGGCTTGCTCAGGTGGAGAACGGCGAGTTCACTCCGAGTATTTACAAGCTCTACAGTCTGAGCCGCATCTACGAACGGGACTATGACGAAATTCTCGCGCTTTTCGGTATCTTCTTCAGCGAAATCGGTGCAGAGGCGAGCCCTTTGAGACTCCCACGCACCCACCTGGTGGGACCAACCTTGCGAGAAACTGGCGGAACGTTCCCGGCGCCACTCGAACTCCGTGACAAAGTGGTACTCGAGCGTACCAATCTGGTCCACCAGATGTTTGAAAACTGGGGCGAGGTTCCTGTATCCCTCCTGCGTCAATTGGGTTCCAGGAATACGCTCTGTGGTTATATTGGGCTGGAAAATCGCACACTGTACCCCCTGATCCGACCTGGATCATTTGTCCAAATCGATCCTCGTCAGAAGAAGATCGAGGGGGGCAATTGGCAAAATGAATTCGAGCGCCCTATTTATTTCCTGGAACTACGGGAAAGCTACGCGTGCAGTTGGTGCCAGCTCGACGGCAGCCGCTTGACCCTCATCCCCAGCCCACAGTCGCACAAACCAGTTCGGCAGCTACACTATCCCGTTGATGCTGAGATCATTGGGCGCGTGACTGCGGTCACCATGAGAATCGCGGAAGTGTCGGGCGATCCATCGAAAACATCTCCCTAATTAGTTCAGTCCGTTTCGATCCCAGCCTCGACGCCAATCATTACGCCCGCTGTTTATGAGCAGTTCAAAGATTTTGCACTGTTTGTGAGTAGCCTTAAGAGCGTCATGCTGGTCGTTCCAATTTCCGGGCGCGAATTTAACCTCTATGCGCTATCGCTTCCGACTGGTCCGAACTTTGGCCCCGTCCTCTTTAAGTCTGGATGGAAATCCCGAGACGGCAGGAGCGTTGGTGCACTTCTGGTCAATCCGTACGCGCAAACTTTCGAGATCGTAGTATTGCGTCGCCGGACGGACCATTGCTTTGTTCGTACCTGGAACAAAAGCGGATTGCAGAATCATTGATGCAGCCCTTGCGGAATTGACTAGCGAGTTACGACTGGAGGACGATGCCGAGCCGCTACCCACGGGCGCGAAGAAACGAAAACATCTCCTGCAGGCTGCTACCAAAGAGCTGGGTGGGCACTTCAAGCTTCTCACGCGCACCCTGACGCACTATCCCGCCCTGATGGCAGTTGGCGAGGTTTACCTCGCGATGCCCAATCCTGATGACAATTTCGTATCGGATCTCCAGACAACGAACTTCGATTCCCGTTTGTTCGAGCTCTATCTGCTTGCGGCTTTTCGTGAGCAAGGAATTTCAGTTTCGTAGGATCATGATTCACCTGATTTTTTCATTGAACGCGCCGGGCACCAGTGCTAGGTCGAGGCGGTGACAGCGAATCCTAAGGAAGCTCGCGTTCAGGGACTTACTTTTCCGACATTCGCCCCCGAGGTGCGTGAAGAGCAGCTGCTGGGATCACCAACTGCCCGCTTCGCCAAAACCCTGCGGAGCAAGCTTCAGAGGGAGTACGAAAAGCTTTCGCACGTGCAGGGAAAACCGTTTGCCCTCGCAATTGCAGATTTTCATGCGCCAAGTTCGATGGTTTGGAGCAGGGAGGCGCTGCCATCTTATCTCTATGGCGTAAATCCCAAAATCGTGCATGGTCCGGACGGCCCTAGAGCAGTCGGTTCTACCGTGAACACACTGCTGGGCGAAGTCCAGATCCCCACAGGTCTTTTCCGCGATCCCGCTATTTCCCATCTTTCCGGTGTGATCTTCAGCACGCGGCCACGCTTGGAAAATTCAATCGGATGGGCTTTCTCGCGGGATGGCGGCCGCCAGGACTGACCATGGTGCGGGAAGGCATATTGTTCGACCGCACTCCCGGAGCGCTGGAAGCGATTCATTTCAAGTTGGATGTCTTGAGCGAGGAGTATGCCGTCTTATGGAATGAAGGCGAGGCTTGGTGCCAGGAGCTTGAGGTTTACCACAATCCCATGGCCGAAAATCCGATTGATCTCGCCTTGATGCCGGGAGCGACGCACTGGTTCGAGACCGATGGTGAGATAGTTTGCTCAACGATTTGGGAGAATTCCGTTCTCTCATCGATCACTGAACTGGATATCAAGAAGGGTGAGCCAAGTTCCTTATGACGCTAGAAAAATGCATCTTGGGCGTCCCCGTTTCTCAGCTGCGGGTGGTAGTCATAGTGAGCGATGAGTCTCGTGAACTCCTGCGGCGACGCAACCGCCTGCTGCAATTGATTGTTCTTCCTGAGAGACACAAATAATGCACAAGAGCGTGCCTGGCAGTTGATGGACTTGGACGGGTTGAATTCGATATCCGTAAACCCTGCGTACTTGTAGAGACGCTCAAGCCAATCACGGTGCGGATAGATCGCATTGATGTAAAGCCAGTCGTAGAAGATTGTCTTGGGTTCGAGCGGGAAGGAAAAACCATTGAATTCGAAGCCGATAAGCTTCCCTGATTCCTGTAAGCGCGGATCGCGTTTGGCCTCCTTGCCCTCAGCCATATAAAGGTCCGTATAAGGGCCGCCTTTCTCAAATACTTTGCTGCCCTGAAAAGCAGATTCCAGCTTTATTTCCTCCATGCCCGCTTCGCGGACTTTAAGATGGAAAGCGCTTAAATGTTGACCCAGCTTCTCTTCCGACTTCGAAGAGATCTCCAGTAGCGGGTTATAGCCAGCCCGCGCGGCGGCCTCATGCAAGGCGATGATGTTCTTCTTTTTCTGCACCGGGGCAAAGCCGGGGCTCCAGACAATATTGAAATACTCTTCCCGTACCAGCTCCTGAGTACCTTGTTGCGGTATAAAGACGGGCCGTTCAGCCATTAGGAAGATTCCTTATCAGATCGAGTGGAATTTTCTTCGGCACAAGTATTTCGTACTTTTCCGCCCGTTGCAGCCGCTTCTGGACGGCTTCGTCGCTCCAATCGGTGCGCGTGTAGAGCACTTCAAAATCGATGATCTTCCTCGCTTCTTCCATAGTATGGATTTCCACCCCCGCCTTGTTCGATACGTCCGCCGTGAATTTGACGCCGTCCCACAGCAACACATCCGGATGGATCTGCAAGAAGATCGTGTCTCCAATCCGGCCATCCGCGCGGGCTACATACTCCATCGGATGCGTAGCCCGGAAACAAAGATGAACGTATGCGTCCATCCCTTTCATACCGTCGGCGTCGCGGCTCCACTCGTTGCCGCCCGGCGCTGGAACTTCAATCTTCTTTTTTCGAAGTCTTGCTAAAGGGTAAAGCCCGCCATGTTCTCGGATCAGCGGAAGATTTCGGCGATCCGTAAAGTGGTAAAGCAGCGTAATCCGTTTGAGAGGATCAACTTTGGTCACGTTTTCGCTCTGATTGGCGGATCGGACTTCTCAATGCGGGAGAGGAACTCTTCCCAGGGGTCTGAACCTTTATATTGGTCGCTCAGAATCGTGCCGGGAGCATGGATGTGCCGGTCCCATCGATTCCAAAGCGCTCCGCGTGCGTTTGCTGAATCCATGTATTGCTCCACGTCCTGCGATCAAAATTGGCGTCTGGCGAAAATCCGACGCATGATGCTACGAGTGCGTTGAAGGCCGTTGCAAGCATTTCGATTGCCGGATACCATCGGTAATAACATTTATGGCGTATCGGTAAGAAGAAACAATAACACTTTGAGGTGCTAGTGGGGCAGAGCCCGATAGCGTTGCGATCATCGCGAGCGATTCAGTTGCCACTATTGGTGCCAACGCGAACTCCTCAGCTCGCCACACTTGAGTTTAAAGGTGTCGTTTACACCAAACGGTGGGTGGTGGAGCTGCTGCTGGACCTTGCGGACTACAAGTCAGAAACAAATCTCGCGGATGCGGTCGCAGTGGAGCCGGCGGCGGGGAACGGGGCCTTTCTCGGTCCCATGATTGAACGCCTGGCGGAATCGTGCCGCAGGTTTAAGCGGCCGCTTTCGGACTGCGGGAGCGCGTTGATTGCCTACGAACTCGACGACGCGAGCGCTGAGCACGCGCGTGGATTGGCTGCAACTATTTTAAAGAAGCACGGCCTGAAACGGCCGTTAGCCGAGCGTCTTGCGGGTGCATGGGTCCGGACGGGCGATTATCTTTTCGATTCAACGACTGTGGAAGCGAATTATGTCATCGGCAATCCACCGTACGTGCGGCTCGAGGACATTCCGGAAGAGATCGCCACGATTTACCGCGCCGCCTATCCAACGATGCGGGGTCGGGCAGATCTGTATGTCGCGTTCTTTGAAGCGGCTCTCAGGCAACTGAGAGAAGGAGGTACGTGTGCGTTCATCTGCGCTGACCGCTGGATGCGAAACCAGTACGGTGCCGAGCTACGCGAACTGGTAACTTCCGCCTACTCAGTCGA of the Terriglobia bacterium genome contains:
- a CDS encoding DarT ssDNA thymidine ADP-ribosyltransferase family protein; this encodes MTKVDPLKRITLLYHFTDRRNLPLIREHGGLYPLARLRKKKIEVPAPGGNEWSRDADGMKGMDAYVHLCFRATHPMEYVARADGRIGDTIFLQIHPDVLLWDGVKFTADVSNKAGVEIHTMEEARKIIDFEVLYTRTDWSDEAVQKRLQRAEKYEILVPKKIPLDLIRNLPNG
- a CDS encoding helix-turn-helix transcriptional regulator, giving the protein MTPAPSPEAGKRLKAERLRVRLSTREVEKLSQQIAQERGSQEYRISDSWLAQVENGEFTPSIYKLYSLSRIYERDYDEILALFGIFFSEIGAEASPLRLPRTHLVGPTLRETGGTFPAPLELRDKVVLERTNLVHQMFENWGEVPVSLLRQLGSRNTLCGYIGLENRTLYPLIRPGSFVQIDPRQKKIEGGNWQNEFERPIYFLELRESYACSWCQLDGSRLTLIPSPQSHKPVRQLHYPVDAEIIGRVTAVTMRIAEVSGDPSKTSP